The nucleotide sequence GTCACCGACCTCGACAACGCCATCGGCCAGAGCCTGCGGCGACGCGGTAGCCGTTGCTTGTTGATCGTGAACAAGGTCGACAAACACGGCAATCCGGTCGAGCACGAGTTTCATCGACTGGGGCTCGGCGAGCCGATCGCGATCTCTTCGGAAGGTGGCCTCGGGATCGGCGACCTGCTCGATCGCGTCGTGGAGCTCCTGCCTCCCGACAGCGGACCGGATGACGAGGGTGTGCCGCGGATCGCGATCGTCGGGCGACCCAACGTCGGAAAGTCTTCGCTGGTGAACGCGCTGCTTCGCGAAGAACGCGTGATCGTCGAGGCGAGCGCCGGCACCACGATGGATTCGATCGACACCCGGTGGAGCACGAATGAAGGTGACTTCATTCTGATCGATACGGCCGGGATCCGACGCCAGGCACAGTTCAAGGACGAGGCCGAGTTCTTCGCCGTCTTGCGTGCGATCCAGGCAATGGAGCGCTCCGATGTCGCCTGCCTGATCGTCGACGCGACGCATGGATTCCAGCGTCAGGAAGCGCGCCTTGCTCAGGACGCGCTCGAAGCGGGCCGCGCCGTGCAATTGCTCTACAACAAGTGGGACCTGATGACCGAGCGAGAGCAGACGTGGAAGGCGCTGCAGGCCGACCGGGAGCGTCGCTTCCCGACGCTCGCCGACCTGCCCGCAATTCCGATCTCGGCCACCGAGCGCACGCATATTCAGAAGCTTCCGAAGCTGTTCAAGGGACGCATGGATCAGATGACACGCGCCGTTCCGACGGCCCAGCTCAACAAATGGCTGGAGGACGTGCAGCGGCGACGCCAGATTCCGTCGAATCGACTCGGCCGAGCGCCACGGCTCTACTACATGACTCAAAGCGGAAAGCGTCCGCCGGAATTCACGTTCTTCGTCAACGGTCCGGAACGGCTGAACGAGTCCTATCGTCGGTTTCTGTGGTCGCAGTTCGTCGACCGCTTCGACTTTCAAGGCACTCCGATTCGGTTCAGGTACCGCAAGAGTCAGTAGGAGGTTGGGTGTCGACGCTCGAGCCTTCCGTGGTGCTGCGACTCGCACTGATCCTGCTCGTCGGCTACCTGTGCGGCGCCCTTCCGTGGGGCCTGTGGCTCGGTCGCTGGTTCAAGGGGGTCGACATCCGCCGCGTGGGCTCCGGCAACCCTGGAGCAACCAATGTGTATCGCACGCTCGGACCTGCGGTCGGCGTTGCGACGCTGATTCTCGATGTCCTCAAGGGCTCGATTCCGGTGTGGTTCGCTCCGAGCCTCCTGCTGTCGCAGCCCGATCCCATGATCCTCGAGCTCGGTCGCATTGCGGCCGGTGTCGGTGCGGTGCTCGGACACGTCTTTACGTTCCTCGCGGGATTCAAGGGTGGAAAGGGGGTTGCGACCACTGTCGGGGTGTTGCTCGCCCTGTCGCCTCCGGCGTTCGCAATCTTCGTGACCGTATTCGTGGCCACCGTGGCGATCACCCGCTACGTTTCGCTGGGTTCGACATTCGGTGCTCTGGCTTTCGCAGTCGCGCTGTGGCGGTTCTCGCCGCGTGGCGTGCAGAGCCCCGCCTTCGTACTCGGACTCGTACTCGCGGCGCTGATCGTGTGGCGGCATCGGGATAATTACGCGCGCCTGGCCCGAGGCGAGGAGCGCAAGTTTTCGCTCACGGGAGGGAAGCGAGCATGAGTGTCGAGCGAGTCGCGGTGTTGGGTGCGGGATCGTGGGGAACGACGCTCGGGCTGGTGCTCGCTGGAGGCGGGCACGACGTTCAGTTGTGGGATCACGATCGGGCCCACCTGGATGCGATCGACGGTGCGCGTGAGAACCGGAAGTTTTTGCCTGGCATCATCCTGCCGGGTGGGGTTAAGGTTCAGCCGGAACTCGGACGGGCGCTCGAGGGCGCTGGCTTCGCGGTGTACGCGGTTCCTTCGCACGCATTGCGCTCGGTCGGGACCCAGGTGGCTCGCAGTTCGCGAGGCGTGCTGCCAGTTTGTGCGACCAAGGGGCTGGAACTCGAAACGCTCAAGCGTGCGACGGAAATACTTTCCGCCACGCTCGACGACGATGCACCTGTCCTGCTGGTCGGACCGAGCCACGCGGAGGAAGTCAGCCGCGGAATTCCGACTTCGGTGGTGGCGGCGAGTCGTGACGAGGAGCGTGCTCGCGATGTTCAGCGACTCTTCGCGGGGCCGCGATTCCGTGTCTACACGAATACCGATGTGGTGGGTTGTGAGTATGGCGCAGCACTCAAGAACGTCATCGCGATTGCGGCCGGCGTGTGCGACGGCCTCGGGTATGGCGACAACACGAAGGGCGCGCTGTTGACGCGCGGACTTGCCGAGATCACGCGTCTGGGACTGGCGCTCGGCGGGAGACGCGAAACGTTTTATGGATTGACCGGAATGGGCGATCTCATCGCAACCGCCATGAGCCGGCACAGTCGCAATCGGCACGTGGGCGAGCGGTTGGGGCGCGGAGAATCGCTCGAGGCGGTGCTTGGCAACATGGTGATGGTGGCCGAGGGCGTCAACACTGCGCGTGCGGCGCGAGACGTCGGGCGCGCTCAGGCAGTCGAGCTGCCGATCACCGAACAAGTGTGCGCGATCCTCTTCGATGGCGTCGCGCCGGCGCGGGCACTCGAAGCGCTGATGACGCGCGATCTCAAGAGCGAATAGTCGGGAGGGAACCATGACGCCGATTCGCACCGAGGAACCCGAAGGGAAACTCTATCGTCCGATCAGCGAAGTCGCCGACCTGGTCGGCGTGAAGCCGCACGTGCTGCGCTACTGGGAGACTCAGTTCAGCATGCTTCGGCCGCGCAAGAATCGCGCGGGCAATCGCATGTACCGCCCGGACGAGATCAAACTGCTGATGCGCATCAAGGATCTGCTGTACGCGCGGCGGTACACGATCGCGGGTGCGCGGCGCACCTTGCTCGACGAGCGCAAACTCGACGAGCCGCAGGTCGAGCTCGGCTTCGGGGCGGCCGACCGCAAACTGGTGCTGCACGAAGTGAAGACCGAGTTGGCGCGACTGGCGGAGCGGCTGCGTGCCGCGGCGCGGGACGCGCGCGAGGTCACTCGCGCGTGATGTCGACTTGCGGCTCGCGGCGCTCCTCCCGTAGATTCGTCGCCGAGTACCGGTCGGGGCGTAGCGCAGCCCGGTAGCGCACCTGCATGGGGGGCAGGTGGTCGCTGGTTCAAATCCAGTCGCCCCGACCATTTCACTTTCCGCCCGCCCGCACGGCCCCGCGGAATGCCGCCCCGGCTCCAATCCGAGGCACTCATGGCTCCGCGAAACTTGCGCGTCACCGCGCTGATTCCTGCATTCGACGCGGCGGCCCATCTCGGCGGTGTCCTCATGGGTCTCGCGGCGCTGGAAGTGCCGATCGAGATCCTGGTGGTGGACGATGGTTCGCGCGATGCCACCGCGGAGGTGGCGCGCCAACACCGCGTCCCGGTGCTCCAATTCGCCGCCAATCGAGGCAAGGGTCACGCGCTCATCGCGGGCTTCGAGGCGCTCAAGCACTGCGACGCGGTGATCACGCTGGATGCGGACGGTCAGCATCCTCCCGAGTGTGTGCCGGCGCTGATCGCCGCCGCAGAATCGGGAGCAGACGTGGTGCTGGGGAGTCGGCAGTTCGGTGCCGGGATGCCGCCCCTGCGGCGCTTCGCCAACCACTGGAGCTCGGCCTGGTCGAGCGCGATCGCAGGAGCGCGCATCTCGGACAGCCAGTGCGGCTATCGATTGTATCGACGCGAAGTGCTCGAAGCCGTGCCGGTGACTCCGGGACGCTACGAAATCGAAACCGAGATGGCGATCCGCGCGGCGATGCTGGGATTTCGCGTCGTGGAGGTCACGGTGCCGACGGTGTATGGCGAGGAGAAGAGCGGCATTCGACTCACGCGTGACGTACCGCGCATCATCGGCACCATGGCGCGATTGACGGTCGAGCGCTGGCTGCCGCCGATCTCGATGCGTTCCGCGCGCCGCCGTGTCGCGGCGGTTCCGCGAGGCGAAGCGCCTCGCACGCCGAACGCCGGGGCCGGGTTGTGAGGATCCTGATCACGAACGACGACGGCATTCACGCTCCGGCACTCGAGGCCTTGCATCGCGAGTTCGCGCCGCTCGGAGAGGTCGTGGTGGTGGTGCCGGACCGCGATCAGAGCGCCACCTCTCATTCACTCACGCTGCATCGTCCACTGCGCATTCGTGAGGTACGGCCGGGTTGGTTCAGCGTCGATGGAACCCCGACCGACTGCGTGCTGATCGCGTATCACGGGTTGCTCGAGCATCCGCCCGAGATGGTCGTGTCGGGGATCAACCACGGCCCGAACATGGGCGAGGATGTCTTCTATTCGGGCACCGTGTCGGCGGCGATCGAGGGAGCAATGCAGGGATCGCTTGCGATTGCCGCTTCGCTGGTAACGCGCGAGCCCTCGGATTTCGTCGCGCCCGCGCGATTCGTTCGACGCGTGACGCAGGAGGCGATCGCGCGGGGATTCGGCGGCAAGCGAGTGCTCAACGTGAACATTCCATTTCGACCGTGGGACGAAGTGAAGGGCGTCAAACTGACGCGGCTGGGCACCCGCGTTTACAGCGATACGCTGATTCGAAAGGAGGATCCGCGTGGTCGGCCGTACTACTGGATCGGCGGGCTCGATCCGGTGTGGCAACCGGTCGAGGGCACCGACTTTCACGCGGTCCACGAGGGCTACGTTTCGGTGACGCCTCTGGCCATGGATCTCACCGACGTGGCTGCGCTGGCGGGTATGGACTCATGGCAGCTGACGCCATGATGCGCGACGGCGGGCCCGACTTCGAGGTCGCCCGCCGGCGCATGGTCGACGAACAGCTCGTGGCTCGCGGTATTCGCGACCGTCGGGTGCTCGACGCCATGTCCGAGGTTCCGCGCCATCCGTTCATCGACCCGAGTTTGTGGCCTCGAGCGTACGGTGACCACGCGTTGCCGACGGCTTCGGGTCAGACCATTTCGCAGCCGTTCATCATCGCGCGAATGTTGGAACTGGCGGCGATCGAAGCGGGCAATCGAGTCCTCGAGGTCGGGACGGGCAGCGGGTACCAGACTGCATTGCTGTCTCGACTCGCGGAGCGCGTGCTCAGCATCGAGCGGGTCGCGAACCTGGTGCGCGCAGCGCAGTCCCGGCTGGATCGCCTGGGAGTGCGCAACGTCGCGCTTCGACAGGGGGACGGCTCGCTCGGTTGGCAGGAGTTCGCACCCTATGCTAGGGTCCTTGTCGCCGCGGCGGCACCTCGAGTCCCGGATGCGCTTTTCACGCAGCTGGACGAGCGGGGTGTTCTCGTGATCCCGGTGGGGAGCGCCGAAGTTCAGACGCTGGAGGTCTGGCGCCGCACCGGAGAGGGGCGCTTGGTACGCGCCGTTCACGGCGAGTGTCGGTTCGTGCCACTGATCGGACATGACGCCTGGAAACGGGCGCCGGACACGCGCAACGGCCTCACTACTTGATTTTGTCGGGGCGTGGCTCAGCCTGGTAGAGCACCTGGTTCGGGACCAGGGGGTCGGAGGTTCAAATCCTCTCGCCCCGACCACTTGTTCGGCGCGGCGACCCTCGGGTTCGTCTGCGCCGATTTGATTTCGCGGCGGAGCTTGAACCTGCGCTGTGTCGAGCGCATCCTGCGGGCGTTATCATGCCGTGTCTCCACGTGATCGTCCATGGTCGCGTCCAGGGCGTCGGGTTTCGCTACTTCGCGCGGCATGAGGCGCGACAGCGGCGCCTCACGGGCTGGGTCCGCAACCGCCCGGATGGCACGGTCGAGGCGGCGGCGCGCGGCAGCGCGCCGGACCTCGAGCACTGGATCGCGGCGCTTCGCAGTGGGCCGCCAGCCGCGCGAGTCGACCGGATCGAGCGCGACGAGAGGGAGATCGCCGGAGCCGACGACGAGTTTGCAATCGTCGACTGAGCGCCGCAATCGCATGGAACGCGTTCGATTCCTGACCCGACTCGCGGAGACGCTGACCGCCGCCCGTGCGGGCGGCGGTCTCGCGATCTCGGAATACGAGTCCCTGCTTCTCGACCCGGACTTCGACGAACGCGATTTCGCCGCCTTCCGCGAACAAGCCGCAACGCTCGGGATCGCGCTACCCGAAGCGGAGATCGCGGTGTCGGGTTCGAGCGACCTGCGCGCTGCCCCGGGAGAGGCCGACCGGGATCTGCTCGACCTCTACCTGAACGAGATCGGGCGGATTCCGTTGCTGCCGCACGAAGAGCTGTTGGAAGTGTCGAGAAGGGCTCGCGGTGGCGACGAGCTGGCGCGCAAGCGAGTCATCCTCTCGAATCTCCGCCTGGTGGTGCACCTGGCGCGAGGCTATCGCGGCCGCGGACTGCCGATGCTCGACCTGATCGAAGAGGGCAACCTCGGGCTCATCCATGCCGCCGACCGCTTCGAACCCGAACGCGGGCTACACTTCAGCACCTATGCCGTGATCTGGATCCGGCAATCCATCCTGCGAGCGATTGCGGAACAGTCTCGAGCGGTTCGGATTCCGGTTCAGATGTTTCAGCAGGCCAGCCGTTACGTGCGTGTCGAACGACTATTGAGACACCGACTCGGCCGCGAACCGATCGCGGAAGAATTGGCGCGTGAGCTGGGCATCTCCGTCGGTCGTACCGAGCGTCTGGCAGCGCTGCTGGCAGGCTTTCGTTCGTTCGACGATGGCTCTGCGGCCGCAGCCTTCGATCGCCTGACGCTCGAAGACCTGGGCGATCCCCCGGCGTCGGTCGAACGATTGATCGAACTACAGCTCGAGCACGAGAAGATCGATCGTCTGCTGCGATCGTTGAGTCAGCGGGAGGAGCAGGTTCTGCGCATCCGATTCGGATTCCTCGACGGCGATGCACACACGCTCCAGCAGACCGGCGAGCATTTCGGCATCTCGCGCGAGCGCGTGAGACAGATCGAGGCGCGCGCGCTCGACAAGCTCCGCAAAGCAATCGAGTACGCCGAGTTGCATCACGGCGCGGGCACTCTTCACCACTAGCGCGAGGAGCGAAGTCCAGATGGACACCGAAGTCGAGCTGCGGTCGTACGTCCGCGACGTCCCGAATTTCCCAAGGCCCGGCATCCTCTTCAAGGACATCACTCCGCTGCTCGCCAGCCCGCGCGCTTTCGCGAACTGCATTCGTCGGCTCGCCGGCCGAGTCGAGCGGCCCGCGGCGGTTGTCGCGATCGAGTCCCGCGGGTTTCTCTTCGGCGCGGGGCTGTCGTTGCACTGGGGCGTGCCGCTGGTCCTGGCGCGAAAGTTCGGCAAGCTTCCGGGTCCCACCGTGCGGCAGGTCTATTCGCTCGAGTACGGGGAGGACACGTTGGAACTCCATCAGGACTCGCTGGAATCCGGTCAGGCGGTGGTGATCGTCGATGATCTCCTCGCGACCGGTGGCACTGCGGCGGCGACCGCCGAACTGGCTCGGCAACTCGGAGCCACCGTGTCGGCGTGTCTGTTCGTGATCGAGCTCAGCGGGCTCGGTGGACGCGAGCGACTTGCGGAGTATCCCGTCGAGGCACTTCTCGCCTACGAAGTCAGCGAGTAGTCGCGCCTCTCGGACCCTTCACGAGGCCGAGCCCGAGGAGTACGCCCGCCAGCACGATGGCAGCTCCGAGCAGTGTGAGGGGCCCGAGTCGTTCATGCCTCACGAGCGCACCCAGTGAGAGCGCGATGAGTGGGGTGAGTACTGCCATGAAGCTGACGCGGGAGACCTCCCAGCGATTCACGAGCCACGCCCACAGAACGAACGCTCCGACTGATCCGGCGATCGCCAGATAGAGCACGGAGAGCCACGCCGTGGTCGTGCCCGGCAGCGTCCGGGATTCGCCGCATGAGACGCTGAGTGCAATGCACACCACCGCCCCGACCAGCGCGCCGACGGCATTGGCCGCGATCGGCGATTGGCGAGGTCCGCTCTTGAGCACCAGGCTGCCGAGAACGGCGGCGATCGTCGCCCCGAACACCGCGAGCATCGGGAGGATGCCGGCTCCGCGCAGCTCACTCGAGAACACCACGGCGATTCCCGCGAGCGAGACCAGTCCGCCGATGAGTCGTAGCGGGGAGAGGCGTTCGACTCCAAACGCGGCTGCGAGCAGCGCTCCGCTGACCGGAATGGTCGCGAAGATCACGGCGGTCAGCCCGCTCGGGACCGCCAGTTCCCCCCAGTAGAGCAACGGAAAGTTGACCCCGAACTGAAGCAGTCCAAATCCGACCGCGGCCGTGCGAGCCGCGCCTCCCGGCAGGCGCTCGCGCCGTACCGCGAGAATTGCGAACAGAATGGCCGCGGCAATCGACAGTCGCAGGGCTGCCGCCCACATCGGGGGCAGCGAATCGTGCCCGATGCGAATGAAGAGAAAAGTGCTGCCCCAGATCAGCGTGCAGCCCACGAAGGCGGCGACGCTCGATGCTTCGATCGGACGAGTCGATGAAGTGTCCATGACTGCATCTTGCCACAGCCCCGCGGTGCGATCCGGGTGCAGACTTTCCGCTGAGGAATTGGCCACGAGCGGCCGAAAACCATGGAGCCCAACCAACGCAATCACCAAACGGCTGTAAACGGGAGTCGCATGCGCATCCGACATCGAATCTGGCCGGGACTGACGCTCGTCCTGATGCTCCTGGTCTGCAGCTGCACGAGCAATGGGCAGCGCATCGTCCTTGCGAGTGCCGCGGCGACCGATGCGGACGCCAGTGAGATTCGACGGATGCTCGAGTCGGAACCATTTCGACCGAGCGGAAAGCCGGGCCAGCGTCTACACGAAGCGCTCGAGTGGCGACTCGAGGGCGGTGCGCACGTCACGGGACGCTTCTTCGACGGGAAGCTGCGTTCGCTCACCGCTCAATTTCCAGATCCGTCGCAGCTTCCCACCACCGACGCTCTTGCGGGGACGCGCGTGCACCCCGGGATGACCGTCGATGAACTCGATCGGGTCCTCGGCTCGCCAGGGTTTCTCGAGCGCTACTCCATTGCGCTCAATCGCAGGCGCACGCATCGGCCGGTCGAAGTCGAGGGTCGAGTGTGGTTGCTCGATTCCATCGGAGCCGAGGCTGGGCAGCGATTGACCGTGTTGATCGAATCGGGCCGGGTTCGAAAGTTCGCGATCACGCCGATCGGCGCTTGAGCGGCGGTTCGCGCCGTGAGCGTGGGCCAGTCGCAACGAGCGGGGCGCCCCTGAGTCCGAGCGCCCCGCCGCGTGCATCCGTTACCGCGTGAACCCTACGTCGTGAGAATCACGACGTGTTTGACCTTTCGGAATGCCGACGGATCCTTGATCCGCAGCTCGGTCTGGTTGCCGACCGTCAGCAGCTCGTAGCTGCCGACCGGCTGGGCGCTCAGCACCTGGACCTTTGCCGCTGGAATCTGAATCACCGTCTGCTGATCGGTGTCGATCGGAGTGAAAAGGGTCTCGTTGACCTCGCCCGACGGCTTGAGCGTCTTGCCGAGGCCGAGCACACCGCCGGTCGACGCAACGACGCCGGAAGTCGTGAGGTCCTTCCGATTGCCGATGAGGTAGTAGACCGTCCCGATCTCGCGACGCTTGTCTTCGATCGCCTGGGTCTGCTCGGCAATCACCGTCTGGTCCTGAGCGACCGTGGTCTGGAGTCCGGTGACCTGCGTCTGAAGCTCGGTCACCCGCGATGTCAGCGACGCCACCAGTTCTTCCTTCTCGACCACGGACCGCTTGAGTCCGTCGACCATGCGCTGCATGCCGACGATTCGGACTCCACTCTTCTTCATGCCCGCTTCGAGGTCCGAGATCCGCGTCTTGGCGCGATCGATCCCGGCCTTCAGCACCGCGATGCGCCCGAGGATCTCGTTGCCCTGCGTCTGCGTCAGGTGTGTTTCCCCTTGAAGCTCGGCGGGGTTGAGAGTTCCCCCATGCCCGAACGCAATCGCGCCCAGGCTGTCCTGGATCTCGGCGATCGCATTGATGGACTGGGTGTAGCGGTTCTGCGCCTCGGCTTCGGTGGCCTGGAGCGTGGCGTAGTTTGCGGACGTCTGCTGATACTTCTGATAAAGCACAAACGTGGCGCCGAGCAGGGCAACGAACAGAGCCACGACGGCGATTCGAACCGGCTGGGACATGAGATAGCTCCTTGGCTGAACGCCGCCGCGATGAATCGTCGCGATGGCGAAGTCGTGCATCTACCGACCGTCGTGGGGTTGAGGAGATCGGTCAGCCTTGGATGCGAAGCGAACGGACACCGAACGGGGTGGAGAGAGCCGGCGGCCGACGTGACGACCCGGGACCTTCCGGATCGGCTTCGTGCAACGAGTATCCACACAACACGACGCGAGGGGAAGGTGTCGCGAGGTTCCTTTGCGGTTCCCTGATGGTTCTCGAAGAGGTCAAGTAACCGGTTTCCATCGCGCCTGAAACATCAGTTTCCCGCTCCCGCCTTCTTTTCGATCCGCGCCCACGCGTCCTTCAGCGTGACCGTGCGGTTGAAAATCGGCCGCTCGTGACTCCATTCCGCAAGGTCGGGGACGAAATAGCCGACACGCTCGAACTGAACACACTCCCCTGGCGAGGCGACCGCGAGGGCGGCCTCAAGCTTGCAGTGGGCCAGCACTTCGAGCGAGGCCGGATTGAGATCTGCCACGAAGTCTTCCCCGTCGGCGAGATCCTCGGGATTCTCGCGCGTGAAGAGCGTGTCGTAGAGGCGCACTTCTGCATCGACCGCATGTTCGGCCGAGACCCAATGAATCGTGGCCTTCACCTTGCGCCCGTCCGCCGCGTTGCCGCCTCGAGACTCCGGGTCGAAAGCGACACGGATCTCGATCACCTCGCCGGAACCGGGATCCTTGATGACCGACGTACACCGCACGAAATACGCGCCGCGCAATCGCACTTCAGCCCCCGGGCTCAGCCGAAAGTACTTGGGTGGCGGAATCTCGCGGAAGTCGTCGTGCTCGATCCACAACTCGCGAGAGAATGCCACGTCGCGCATACCCGCCGCGGGGTCTTCCGGGTTGTTGCCGATCGGGAAGTGTTCGACCAGGCCTTCGGGGTAGTTCTCGACCACCACCCTGAGCGGCCTCAAGACCGCCATCCGACGCAGGGCGCGGCGATTCAGCTCCTCGCGAACGCAGTGTTCGAGAAGCGCGAGTTCGACGCGATTCTCTCGCCGGGCAATGCCGATGCGTTCGGCAAAGTCGCGCAGGGCTGAAGCCGGGTATCCACGCCGCCGCATGCCGGCGATGGTCGGCATGCGGGGGTCATCCCATCCGCGGACGTGACCTTCGTTCACGAGGCGCAGTAGCTTGCGCTTGCTCATGAGCGTGTGGGTGAGGTTGAGGCGGGCGAACTCGTACTGGTGCGGGACCGGTCGTGGCAGATCGAGTGATTCCAGCAGCCAGTCGTACAACGGACGATGAGGTACGAATTCCAGCGTGCAGATGCTGTGTGTGATGCCCTCGATGTAGTCCGAGAGTCCGTGCGCGAAGTCGTACAACGGATAGACACACCAGCGGTCGCCGGTGTGGTGGTGCGCGAGGTGACGAATCCGATACAGCACCGGATCGCGCAACCAGACGTTCGGTGACTCCATGTCGATACGCGCTCGGAGCGTCCGGGACCCGTCGGCGAACTCGCCAGAGACCATGCGACGAAAGAGATCGAGACACTCCTCGATCGAACGATTGCGGTAGAGGCTCGGCTGCCCCGGGGCGCCCGGCGCCCCACGCATTTGATCGACCTCTTCGGCGGAGTGATCACAGACGAAGGCGTGCCCGTTCTCGATCAGGCGAACTGCCAGGGCATGCAGCGCGGCGAAGTAGTCGGAGGCGCGAAACGATTCCAGCGGTGCGTCAGTCGCCGCGCCGGCGGGCGCCGCGACGAGTTGATAGTCATCCCGTCCGTCCGTGCGTGAGTGGGTAGGGGTCGACCCCGCTGCTTTGAGACCGAGGCATCCATCGGCCCAGCCTGCGATCAACCACCGCACGTCCGCGAGGATCGCTGCCTCGTACTCGAAGTCTTCCTTGGCGGGATTTGTATCGTCCATTCGCAGGTTGCAGACGCCGCCGAACTGACGGGCGACTCCAAAGTTCAGACAGATCGCCTTGGCATGTCCGACGTGAAGGTAACCATTCGGTTCGGGAGGGAAGCGCGTGACCACGCCGCGAACCCGCCCCGACGCGAGATCGCCCTTCACGATTTCGCGAATGAAGTCCTCGCGCTCGGCAGGAGCGTCCATTGGCGTAGCGAGTGTCTTATCCGACATGGCGTTTGGGATTCCGTCGACGGTTGTGCGCGGAGCCGGGCACCGGGAGGCTCATGGAGTCAACCGTGGGAGATAACGGGATTGGCCGATGCGTGTCCAGTTCGAGAACACCGCCGCGCGCGGAATGAGCCGGGCCCCCGCGCACTTGCGCGAGGGCCCGCTGGTGTTGCCCCCTACGATCGCGCGAGCGAAGGGCGAGGCTTGATCAGTTGGAACAGTCGAGCACTCGAGACTGCGGGAATGTCTGCGCCGCGGGACGCCGAGGCCGCCGAGGCGGGCCAATGGGTTCGATCTGCAAGTCCGCCTCCTGCGGATCCATCGCGATGGGGCGTCCTTCGGAATCGAGGAACCGCGTCTCGACGCGCCGATTGCGAGCGTGTGCGTACCGCGATCGCTCGGGAGTCAGCAACTCCGACTCGCCGCGAGGCGTGCGGACGATGCGCGAGTCATCGATTCCCTCGTTCAGCAGATAGGTTGCGACTGCACAGATGCGACACCGCGAGAGCCCCTCGTTGTAGGCGTCGGTTCCGCGCGCGTCGGTGTGTCCGATCAACTCGATGCGAGCGTCCGGGTAAAGCTTGAGCACCGACGAGATCCTGGCGAGCACCTTCCTCGCTTCGGCATTGAGATCACACTCGTCGAACGCGAAGTGAACATTGCTCGGAACCCGCAATCCCGGCTCCGGAAGTCGAGGAGCGACGGGCGCCGCGGGAGGCGTGACGGCCGGCGTCGGCGGTAGGGCGGCCAGCTTGTCCGCAGCCCGCTTCGCCAGATCCTCGGCCTCCTTGAGGTGAGGCACGGTCTCGCATTCACCCTGATTGACCTGCTCGTTGCCCGCCCACGCCAGTTCGGTCTCGAGGCGCGCCAGCTCGTCGGCGGCCGTGAGGAAGTTGGGATCGCGCTTCATGCGATCGAGCTGCTTCCACAAATCCTCGCGAAGCGCTTTGGACCCGTTGAGCACCTTCGCCTCGGGTACGTTGGCCGAAGTCGCGGGACTTGCGCCGGTCGCGATCTTCGAAACCAGCGAACGGCCGAGCTCGAATGAACTCTCTGCAAAGCCCGTCTCGTCGTTGTCGGTGTATTCGATCTCGGCAATG is from Candidatus Eisenbacteria bacterium and encodes:
- the surE gene encoding 5'/3'-nucleotidase SurE; the protein is MRILITNDDGIHAPALEALHREFAPLGEVVVVVPDRDQSATSHSLTLHRPLRIREVRPGWFSVDGTPTDCVLIAYHGLLEHPPEMVVSGINHGPNMGEDVFYSGTVSAAIEGAMQGSLAIAASLVTREPSDFVAPARFVRRVTQEAIARGFGGKRVLNVNIPFRPWDEVKGVKLTRLGTRVYSDTLIRKEDPRGRPYYWIGGLDPVWQPVEGTDFHAVHEGYVSVTPLAMDLTDVAALAGMDSWQLTP
- a CDS encoding NAD(P)-dependent glycerol-3-phosphate dehydrogenase is translated as MSVERVAVLGAGSWGTTLGLVLAGGGHDVQLWDHDRAHLDAIDGARENRKFLPGIILPGGVKVQPELGRALEGAGFAVYAVPSHALRSVGTQVARSSRGVLPVCATKGLELETLKRATEILSATLDDDAPVLLVGPSHAEEVSRGIPTSVVAASRDEERARDVQRLFAGPRFRVYTNTDVVGCEYGAALKNVIAIAAGVCDGLGYGDNTKGALLTRGLAEITRLGLALGGRRETFYGLTGMGDLIATAMSRHSRNRHVGERLGRGESLEAVLGNMVMVAEGVNTARAARDVGRAQAVELPITEQVCAILFDGVAPARALEALMTRDLKSE
- the plsY gene encoding glycerol-3-phosphate 1-O-acyltransferase PlsY, with the protein product MRLALILLVGYLCGALPWGLWLGRWFKGVDIRRVGSGNPGATNVYRTLGPAVGVATLILDVLKGSIPVWFAPSLLLSQPDPMILELGRIAAGVGAVLGHVFTFLAGFKGGKGVATTVGVLLALSPPAFAIFVTVFVATVAITRYVSLGSTFGALAFAVALWRFSPRGVQSPAFVLGLVLAALIVWRHRDNYARLARGEERKFSLTGGKRA
- a CDS encoding acylphosphatase, yielding MPCLHVIVHGRVQGVGFRYFARHEARQRRLTGWVRNRPDGTVEAAARGSAPDLEHWIAALRSGPPAARVDRIERDEREIAGADDEFAIVD
- a CDS encoding MerR family transcriptional regulator, with protein sequence MTPIRTEEPEGKLYRPISEVADLVGVKPHVLRYWETQFSMLRPRKNRAGNRMYRPDEIKLLMRIKDLLYARRYTIAGARRTLLDERKLDEPQVELGFGAADRKLVLHEVKTELARLAERLRAAARDAREVTRA
- the der gene encoding ribosome biogenesis GTPase Der; its protein translation is MATPTVAIIGRPNVGKSTFFNRVLGVKRAVVHNRPGITRDRNTARAEWSGRHFLLVDTGGFLPAASEGRDAEVRKQAEMAIGLADVVLFMVDGLTGVTDLDNAIGQSLRRRGSRCLLIVNKVDKHGNPVEHEFHRLGLGEPIAISSEGGLGIGDLLDRVVELLPPDSGPDDEGVPRIAIVGRPNVGKSSLVNALLREERVIVEASAGTTMDSIDTRWSTNEGDFILIDTAGIRRQAQFKDEAEFFAVLRAIQAMERSDVACLIVDATHGFQRQEARLAQDALEAGRAVQLLYNKWDLMTEREQTWKALQADRERRFPTLADLPAIPISATERTHIQKLPKLFKGRMDQMTRAVPTAQLNKWLEDVQRRRQIPSNRLGRAPRLYYMTQSGKRPPEFTFFVNGPERLNESYRRFLWSQFVDRFDFQGTPIRFRYRKSQ
- a CDS encoding glycosyltransferase family 2 protein, giving the protein MAPRNLRVTALIPAFDAAAHLGGVLMGLAALEVPIEILVVDDGSRDATAEVARQHRVPVLQFAANRGKGHALIAGFEALKHCDAVITLDADGQHPPECVPALIAAAESGADVVLGSRQFGAGMPPLRRFANHWSSAWSSAIAGARISDSQCGYRLYRREVLEAVPVTPGRYEIETEMAIRAAMLGFRVVEVTVPTVYGEEKSGIRLTRDVPRIIGTMARLTVERWLPPISMRSARRRVAAVPRGEAPRTPNAGAGL
- a CDS encoding protein-L-isoaspartate(D-aspartate) O-methyltransferase, whose amino-acid sequence is MMRDGGPDFEVARRRMVDEQLVARGIRDRRVLDAMSEVPRHPFIDPSLWPRAYGDHALPTASGQTISQPFIIARMLELAAIEAGNRVLEVGTGSGYQTALLSRLAERVLSIERVANLVRAAQSRLDRLGVRNVALRQGDGSLGWQEFAPYARVLVAAAAPRVPDALFTQLDERGVLVIPVGSAEVQTLEVWRRTGEGRLVRAVHGECRFVPLIGHDAWKRAPDTRNGLTT